In a single window of the Natronosalvus caseinilyticus genome:
- a CDS encoding haloacid dehalogenase type II: protein MSSTFDPDAVEAVAFDSYGTLVDVSGVADALEPHLEEADPALVATIWRQRSLAYAMVGNAIGEYDTFYAMNRHALRFALETVDVDLEEAEREAVLETYHELPVFDDVRDGIERVRDLGYDCYVVSNGNEAMLESLVDHADLGDLLVDTISADEVERFKPQPRLYRHAADRIDAPTESIAFVGAGWWDVPGAMNAGLQGVWINRQDTLWGPYDVEPDLTIETIHDLAAELEGA from the coding sequence ATGTCCTCGACCTTCGATCCCGACGCAGTCGAAGCGGTCGCGTTCGATTCGTACGGCACGCTCGTGGACGTCTCGGGGGTCGCCGACGCCCTCGAGCCCCACCTCGAGGAAGCCGATCCGGCCCTCGTCGCGACGATCTGGCGCCAGCGCTCGCTGGCGTACGCGATGGTCGGCAACGCCATCGGCGAGTACGACACGTTCTACGCGATGAATCGTCACGCTCTGCGATTCGCGCTCGAAACGGTCGACGTTGATCTCGAGGAAGCCGAACGCGAGGCCGTGCTCGAGACGTACCACGAACTGCCGGTGTTCGACGACGTTCGCGACGGCATCGAGCGCGTCCGCGACCTCGGGTACGACTGTTACGTCGTCTCGAACGGTAACGAGGCGATGCTCGAGTCGCTGGTCGACCACGCCGACCTCGGCGACCTGCTCGTCGACACGATCAGCGCTGACGAGGTCGAGCGGTTCAAACCCCAGCCCCGGCTGTATCGCCACGCCGCCGACCGAATCGACGCGCCGACCGAGTCGATCGCTTTCGTGGGCGCGGGCTGGTGGGACGTGCCGGGCGCGATGAACGCCGGGTTGCAGGGCGTCTGGATCAATCGACAGGATACGCTCTGGGGACCGTACGACGTCGAACCCGACCTGACGATCGAGACGATCCACGACCTCGCGGCCGAACTCGAGGGGGCGTAG
- a CDS encoding PRC-barrel domain-containing protein codes for MADDHATAWVTTDPNRIERWAADRHARPVVVEEGGERTYTFVHQEDVSPNGDHRELEWGAFADVLDRYDLAFVHLEDDPNPQEVGYFALTSRARVARRTGIDRPALEQALADEEALKIEIDPAEPAGGEYEDEIVPMGGGAESIDHEEPMGGGVVVREEQAPMGGGARSTPRAGRRTERSEGGDRLTATDEGKPVVDTAGERLGTVAGVTDEHLLVDSEGGLTERLRARLGWGRQERGSVSIERSKVVDVTDESVIVAPTESTRE; via the coding sequence ATGGCCGACGACCACGCGACCGCCTGGGTGACGACCGATCCGAACCGCATCGAACGCTGGGCCGCCGACCGCCACGCCCGCCCCGTCGTCGTCGAGGAGGGCGGCGAGCGAACGTACACCTTCGTGCATCAGGAAGACGTTTCGCCAAACGGAGACCACCGCGAACTCGAGTGGGGCGCGTTCGCGGACGTCCTCGATCGATACGACCTGGCGTTCGTCCACCTCGAGGACGACCCGAACCCGCAGGAGGTCGGGTACTTCGCGCTCACGTCTCGAGCGCGCGTCGCTCGACGAACCGGGATCGATCGGCCGGCGCTCGAGCAGGCGCTCGCCGACGAGGAGGCGCTGAAGATCGAGATCGATCCCGCAGAACCCGCTGGCGGAGAGTACGAGGACGAAATCGTCCCGATGGGCGGCGGCGCCGAATCGATCGATCACGAGGAGCCGATGGGTGGCGGCGTCGTCGTCCGCGAAGAACAGGCCCCGATGGGCGGCGGCGCGCGCTCGACGCCGCGAGCGGGACGACGAACGGAACGTTCGGAGGGCGGTGATCGGCTCACCGCGACCGACGAGGGAAAGCCAGTCGTCGATACCGCCGGGGAGCGACTCGGCACCGTCGCCGGCGTCACTGACGAGCACCTTCTCGTCGACTCCGAGGGCGGACTTACAGAACGGCTCAGGGCCCGACTCGGCTGGGGACGTCAAGAACGGGGCTCGGTATCGATCGAGCGTTCGAAGGTTGTGGACGTGACCGACGAATCTGTGATCGTCGCCCCGACGGAGTCGACTCGGGAGTGA
- a CDS encoding winged helix-turn-helix domain-containing protein, giving the protein MSHDAHASNPSTADASAESTEWDRLRLITQPTRAALLSDILGHPKESPSVREFDYRNLDVKRSTIEYHLQELVEAGVVERITLPNGERKRDLPSTFYGLTDEGYDLLERHGLLEEQPVWKAVDERLEKPPEIRAAEELERHADDA; this is encoded by the coding sequence ATGTCCCACGACGCCCACGCATCCAACCCGTCGACAGCGGACGCAAGTGCCGAAAGTACGGAGTGGGACCGTCTGCGGCTCATCACCCAGCCGACTCGAGCGGCGCTGCTCAGTGACATCCTCGGCCACCCGAAGGAATCCCCCAGCGTTCGCGAGTTCGACTACCGCAATCTGGACGTCAAACGGAGTACCATCGAGTACCACCTCCAGGAACTGGTCGAGGCCGGCGTCGTCGAGAGGATCACGCTCCCGAACGGTGAGCGGAAACGGGACCTCCCGTCGACGTTCTACGGATTGACCGACGAGGGCTACGACCTGCTCGAGCGTCACGGCCTCCTCGAGGAACAGCCGGTCTGGAAGGCGGTCGACGAACGCCTCGAGAAACCCCCCGAGATCCGGGCGGCGGAGGAACTCGAGCGACACGCGGACGACGCGTAG
- a CDS encoding helix-turn-helix domain-containing protein, translating to MREFVFALEYDPGTNPVADVLADHSDARIRSLSCHVTPDSLWRVDHATGPTEALEALEAAYQDAAYFADCLVKDDCGASCETQVLDRSSDTRIVYTFWERTDVCTSVPHLALEHFGPGLLFETDREGRRHRWRIVLGDEAPIHDFFDALDAEVGECTGIEMLRLTDVDPDRSLDASHDDGLGLSTEQLEALRAAVEAGYYETPRAVELSELAGELEIPRSTLSYRLRRAEAALAQSVVASDDSLEAVLSAR from the coding sequence ATGAGAGAGTTCGTCTTCGCCCTCGAGTACGACCCCGGGACCAACCCCGTGGCGGACGTGCTTGCAGACCACTCCGACGCGCGGATTCGGTCGCTGTCGTGTCACGTCACCCCCGACAGCCTCTGGCGAGTCGACCACGCGACCGGCCCGACCGAGGCCCTCGAGGCTCTCGAGGCCGCCTACCAGGACGCTGCCTACTTCGCGGACTGCCTCGTCAAGGACGACTGTGGCGCCTCCTGTGAGACCCAGGTGCTCGACCGCTCGAGCGACACGCGTATCGTCTACACGTTCTGGGAGCGGACCGACGTATGCACCTCAGTTCCCCACCTGGCCCTCGAGCACTTCGGGCCCGGCCTGCTGTTCGAGACCGACCGCGAGGGCCGGCGCCACCGCTGGCGGATCGTCCTCGGCGACGAGGCGCCGATTCACGACTTCTTCGACGCGCTCGACGCCGAGGTCGGCGAGTGTACGGGGATCGAGATGCTGCGCCTGACCGACGTGGATCCCGACCGCTCGCTCGATGCCAGCCACGACGATGGGCTGGGACTGTCGACCGAGCAGCTCGAGGCCCTCCGGGCAGCAGTCGAGGCCGGGTACTACGAGACGCCGCGCGCGGTCGAACTCTCGGAGCTGGCCGGGGAGTTGGAGATCCCACGGTCGACACTCTCTTATCGCCTCCGTCGGGCCGAGGCCGCCCTCGCACAGTCGGTGGTCGCGAGCGACGACTCGCTCGAGGCCGTGTTGTCCGCTCGATAG
- a CDS encoding ATP-grasp domain-containing protein, with protein MTAADSVTVGVLSLHTSKESKAILNAVEELGHETAWLREENTAISVDDGSVTLEPDVDVIANRMLLSNTEQPCEELGLADTLSRLVPMLNEPSATLTASHKLATAAALASADIQVPDVFLSLSTERLNANRDRFGEEAVYKTAIGTHGGGTWKVGPNDPVNSKVGNRYAFLQKLIDRDGERHRDIRVYVVGDEVVGAMYRYAPDNDWRTNVAVGGSVEDATDDLPEEVTDIAVDSTQIVGLDYAGVDIVEGDDGWFVLEVNPTAGFKGLYQATHVSPAPYIAKLAIERAGGEVDDGRVWELSANLDDSTPSAMPERLTTTDGEAAIIGYTEEVVLSGTSGSKSVYAKSDTGATRTSIDTRLAADIGAGPIKSITRVKSGSSKTSKSRPVVDVVVGVGGNQHTVTASVEDRSHMDYPVILGRDILGNYQVDVSRRVDGDVPESPEEEEESLE; from the coding sequence ATGACAGCCGCCGATTCCGTCACGGTGGGGGTACTGAGTCTGCACACGAGCAAGGAGTCGAAGGCGATTCTCAACGCGGTCGAGGAACTTGGCCACGAGACGGCGTGGCTTCGTGAGGAGAACACGGCGATCAGCGTCGACGACGGTTCGGTCACCCTCGAGCCCGACGTCGACGTCATCGCGAACCGCATGCTGCTCTCGAACACCGAACAGCCCTGCGAGGAACTCGGGCTGGCGGATACGCTTAGCCGGCTGGTTCCGATGCTCAACGAACCGTCGGCCACGTTGACGGCGTCACACAAGCTGGCGACGGCGGCGGCGCTCGCGTCGGCCGACATTCAGGTGCCCGATGTCTTCCTCTCGCTCAGCACGGAGCGACTGAACGCGAACCGGGATCGATTCGGCGAAGAGGCGGTCTACAAGACGGCGATCGGGACCCACGGGGGCGGGACCTGGAAGGTCGGTCCCAACGACCCCGTCAACTCGAAGGTCGGGAACCGCTACGCCTTCCTCCAGAAGCTGATCGACCGCGACGGGGAGCGCCACCGCGACATCCGCGTCTACGTCGTCGGCGACGAGGTCGTCGGTGCGATGTACCGCTACGCGCCCGACAACGACTGGCGGACGAACGTCGCCGTCGGCGGTTCGGTCGAGGACGCCACCGACGACCTTCCCGAAGAAGTCACGGACATCGCCGTCGATTCGACCCAGATCGTCGGCCTCGACTACGCCGGGGTCGACATCGTCGAGGGGGACGACGGCTGGTTCGTCCTCGAGGTCAATCCGACGGCCGGATTCAAGGGCCTCTACCAGGCGACCCACGTCAGCCCGGCCCCCTACATCGCGAAACTCGCCATCGAGCGGGCGGGCGGCGAGGTCGACGACGGGCGCGTCTGGGAACTCTCGGCGAACCTCGACGACTCGACGCCTTCTGCGATGCCCGAGAGACTCACCACGACGGACGGCGAGGCCGCGATCATCGGCTACACCGAGGAAGTCGTCCTCTCCGGTACCAGCGGCTCGAAGTCCGTCTACGCCAAGTCCGACACGGGTGCGACGCGGACCAGCATCGACACACGTCTGGCCGCCGACATCGGCGCCGGCCCGATCAAGTCGATCACGCGGGTGAAGTCGGGTAGCAGCAAGACCTCCAAGAGTCGACCCGTCGTCGATGTGGTCGTCGGCGTCGGCGGCAATCAGCACACCGTCACCGCGAGCGTCGAGGACCGCAGTCACATGGACTACCCGGTCATCCTCGGCCGCGACATCCTCGGGAACTACCAGGTCGACGTGAGTCGGCGCGTCGACGGCGACGTGCCGGAGAGTCCGGAGGAGGAAGAAGAGAGCCTCGAGTAG
- a CDS encoding acyl-CoA dehydrogenase family protein — protein MDFGLTDEQQQIREEVRRFAENEVKPVATEYDVEEKYPHDVVEKAAEMGLTGAYIPMEYGGAGYSILDTAIITEELFAVDPGIALSIVATSFGCEAIMNFGTEEQKEEYLEPVALGEAVSGAAISEPDTGSDVSSVSTRAEKDGDEWVINGNKMWITNGTVADFLVVLTKTNPDAEGRYNGFSQFIVETDRDGVSTEKITGKLGIRASDTAEVILDDVRVPEENLVGTKDAAFLQQMQFFDETRTAVAAQGVGIAKGATEAALEYAQDREQFGKSISEFQAIQHKLADMATKTEAARNLTYKAAWNVDQGEDITQLASMAKEYASRVAVDVADEAVQIHGGAGYVNDFPVERFYRDAKITQIYEGTTEIQKNIIAREMLGKGF, from the coding sequence ATGGATTTCGGACTCACCGACGAACAACAACAGATCCGCGAGGAAGTCAGGCGCTTCGCCGAAAACGAGGTCAAACCGGTCGCGACCGAGTACGACGTCGAGGAGAAGTACCCCCACGACGTCGTCGAAAAGGCCGCCGAGATGGGCCTGACCGGCGCCTACATCCCGATGGAGTACGGCGGCGCGGGCTACTCGATCCTCGACACCGCCATCATCACCGAGGAACTGTTCGCCGTCGACCCCGGCATCGCGCTCTCGATCGTCGCCACCTCCTTCGGCTGTGAGGCGATCATGAACTTCGGGACCGAAGAACAGAAAGAGGAGTACCTCGAGCCCGTTGCGCTGGGTGAAGCCGTCTCCGGCGCCGCGATCTCGGAACCCGACACCGGGTCCGACGTCTCCTCCGTCTCCACGCGCGCCGAGAAGGACGGCGACGAGTGGGTTATCAACGGCAACAAGATGTGGATCACCAACGGCACGGTCGCCGACTTCCTCGTCGTCCTCACGAAGACGAACCCCGACGCCGAGGGCCGGTACAACGGCTTCAGCCAGTTCATCGTCGAGACCGACCGCGACGGTGTCTCGACCGAGAAGATCACCGGCAAACTCGGCATCCGCGCGTCGGACACCGCCGAAGTGATCCTGGACGACGTGCGCGTCCCCGAGGAGAACCTCGTCGGCACGAAAGACGCCGCCTTCCTCCAGCAGATGCAGTTCTTCGACGAGACCCGCACCGCCGTCGCGGCACAGGGCGTCGGCATTGCGAAGGGAGCCACCGAGGCCGCCCTCGAGTACGCCCAGGATCGCGAACAGTTCGGCAAGTCCATCTCGGAGTTCCAGGCTATTCAGCACAAACTCGCCGACATGGCGACGAAAACTGAGGCCGCCCGCAACCTGACCTACAAGGCTGCCTGGAACGTCGACCAGGGCGAGGACATCACCCAATTGGCCTCGATGGCCAAGGAGTACGCCTCCCGCGTTGCCGTCGACGTCGCCGACGAGGCCGTCCAGATCCACGGCGGCGCCGGCTACGTCAACGACTTCCCCGTCGAGCGCTTCTACCGCGACGCGAAGATCACCCAGATTTACGAGGGCACGACGGAGATCCAAAAGAACATTATCGCCCGCGAGATGCTCGGGAAAGGGTTCTAA
- a CDS encoding alpha/beta fold hydrolase yields the protein MEYERWTTEQWTETVSVDEHDLEVAYYDEGDGEPIVFCHGIPTSSFLWREIAPPLADDYRVIVPDMVGYGNSAMHDGFDRSIRAQEEMIDGLLDELGVDPVTFVGHDLGGGVGLRYAVHEPEAVDRLVLSNAVSYDSWPIETIVDLGIPSTIDEMSVKDVQEMVEKIFRNTLAGDPDEAFLEGMFVPWNSEEGIVSLSRNAIGTNTSHTTEIDPGEVAARTLLLWGADDEFQPMEYAERLESDVSEAELIGLDGANYWVMVDRPEAYRNRFRSFLEDA from the coding sequence ATGGAGTACGAACGCTGGACGACCGAGCAATGGACGGAGACGGTATCCGTCGACGAACACGACCTCGAGGTTGCCTACTACGACGAAGGCGACGGCGAGCCGATAGTATTCTGCCACGGCATCCCGACGTCCTCGTTCCTCTGGCGCGAAATCGCCCCGCCGCTCGCCGACGACTACCGCGTGATCGTCCCCGACATGGTCGGGTACGGAAACTCGGCGATGCACGATGGGTTCGACCGCTCGATCAGGGCGCAAGAGGAGATGATCGACGGACTGCTCGACGAACTGGGCGTCGACCCCGTTACGTTCGTCGGTCACGACCTCGGTGGGGGCGTCGGACTCCGGTACGCCGTCCACGAACCCGAGGCAGTCGATCGACTCGTTCTCTCGAACGCGGTCAGCTACGACTCCTGGCCGATCGAGACGATCGTCGATCTCGGGATTCCGTCGACCATCGACGAGATGAGCGTCAAGGACGTTCAGGAGATGGTCGAGAAGATCTTCCGCAACACCCTCGCTGGCGATCCCGACGAGGCGTTCCTGGAGGGAATGTTCGTGCCGTGGAACTCCGAGGAGGGGATCGTCTCACTCTCGCGAAATGCCATCGGGACGAACACGAGCCACACGACCGAGATCGACCCCGGCGAGGTTGCAGCGCGGACGCTGCTTCTGTGGGGTGCCGACGATGAGTTTCAGCCAATGGAGTACGCGGAACGACTCGAATCGGACGTTTCCGAGGCAGAACTCATCGGCCTCGACGGGGCGAACTACTGGGTAATGGTCGATCGGCCGGAGGCGTACCGCAATCGATTTCGCTCGTTTCTCGAGGATGCGTAA
- a CDS encoding heavy metal translocating P-type ATPase, which produces MSDRAVDGTRVAELEVRVPEMDCSSCATKIERSLGGVDGVAEIDPAVASGRLLVRYDPERTDESAIRARIESVGYDVVASTRRDDGGHPDGTGERAYAVPEMDCPSCASKVERALADLEALDLESVETLPGSGHVTVTVRGIDASTSSLDTQSATDVGSSRSGTGSAPDVDETVVAAIEGAGYDARPLSSDNGNPEYEESTPIWRTRRALTTAIGAVFLAVGMALAFVLTSANPIVATVVGREFAVSHLLFIAGAAVAGTPVLRSGYYSLRARSLDIDFLMSAGILASVAAHHPFEGAMLAVLFSVAELLERFSMDRARDSLRELMELSPETATVKRADGEEETVPADVLEPGDTVVVRPGEKVPADGVVRAGTSAVDQSPITGESVPVDRSSGDEVYAGTIAESGYLEVEVTSEAGESTLSRIVDLVADAERERTNRERLVDRFAAVYTPIVVVSAVALATGPPLLVGADWNTWFLRGLTLLVIACPCAFVISTPVSVVSGITSAAKHGVLIKGGRYLEAVGESDVLAVDKTGTLTTDELSVTDVVALEGADEDDVLAGAAALERRSEHPVGEAIVGYADEQGVDANGDDATVTDFEALTGRGVQGDLDGERHYVGKPDLFDGLGLDLEHTHARTDGGAGVGVVSPEEVDTQPQCSREDCLDLLQTVVPRLESEGKTVVLVGTDDRLLGLIAVADRVRPEAAWAVSKLQDQGVHVVMLTGDNEGTARAIAEEVGIDEYHAELLPEEKLEVIRDLEGGESTESARTVAMVGDGINDAPALATASVGIAMGAAGTDTALETADVALMGDDLTRLPYLYRLSGTANGVIRQNIGSSLAVKAVLAAGTPFGLVTIIHAVVIGDMGMSLAVTGNAMRLSRVEPETLDDDDSSA; this is translated from the coding sequence ATGAGTGATCGAGCCGTCGATGGCACCCGAGTGGCCGAACTCGAGGTGCGGGTGCCGGAGATGGACTGTTCGTCGTGTGCGACGAAGATCGAACGTAGCCTGGGGGGAGTCGACGGCGTCGCCGAGATCGATCCCGCCGTCGCCAGCGGCCGCCTCCTCGTGCGATACGACCCGGAGCGAACCGACGAGAGCGCGATTCGCGCACGGATCGAGAGCGTCGGCTACGACGTGGTGGCGTCGACCCGCCGAGACGACGGCGGTCACCCCGACGGGACCGGCGAACGAGCCTACGCAGTCCCGGAGATGGACTGTCCCTCGTGTGCCAGCAAGGTCGAGCGAGCGCTCGCGGATCTCGAGGCCCTGGACTTGGAGTCGGTCGAGACACTCCCTGGATCGGGGCACGTGACGGTGACGGTGAGGGGGATCGACGCGAGTACCTCGAGTTTGGACACCCAGTCGGCGACCGACGTAGGGTCGTCGAGGTCGGGCACTGGGTCCGCGCCCGACGTCGACGAAACCGTCGTCGCCGCGATCGAAGGCGCCGGCTACGACGCTCGCCCGCTCTCGAGTGACAACGGGAACCCCGAGTACGAGGAGTCGACGCCGATCTGGCGAACCCGGCGGGCCCTGACGACGGCCATCGGCGCCGTGTTCCTCGCGGTCGGGATGGCGCTGGCGTTCGTCCTTACGAGCGCGAACCCGATCGTCGCTACCGTGGTGGGCCGGGAGTTCGCCGTCTCCCACCTGCTGTTCATCGCGGGGGCGGCCGTCGCCGGGACGCCGGTGTTGCGAAGCGGCTACTACTCCCTGCGAGCCCGGAGCCTCGACATCGACTTCCTGATGAGCGCCGGGATCCTGGCCAGCGTCGCGGCCCACCACCCCTTCGAGGGGGCGATGCTCGCCGTCCTGTTCAGCGTCGCGGAGTTGCTCGAGCGGTTCTCGATGGACCGCGCTCGCGATTCCCTGCGGGAGCTGATGGAGCTCTCGCCGGAGACGGCGACCGTCAAGCGCGCGGACGGCGAGGAGGAGACCGTCCCCGCGGACGTCCTCGAGCCAGGAGACACCGTCGTCGTCCGACCCGGCGAGAAGGTTCCCGCCGACGGCGTCGTCCGTGCGGGCACCAGCGCGGTCGACCAGTCGCCGATCACCGGCGAGAGCGTTCCCGTCGATCGCTCGAGCGGCGACGAGGTCTACGCGGGGACCATCGCCGAGTCGGGCTACCTCGAGGTCGAGGTCACGAGCGAGGCCGGCGAGTCGACGCTCTCCCGGATCGTCGACCTCGTCGCCGACGCCGAGCGCGAGCGGACGAACCGTGAGCGACTGGTCGACCGGTTCGCTGCGGTGTATACCCCCATCGTCGTCGTCTCGGCGGTCGCGCTGGCGACCGGCCCGCCGTTGCTCGTCGGCGCCGACTGGAACACGTGGTTCCTCCGGGGACTCACCCTGCTGGTCATCGCCTGTCCCTGCGCGTTCGTCATCTCGACCCCCGTCAGCGTCGTCTCGGGGATCACGAGCGCCGCGAAACACGGCGTGCTGATCAAGGGTGGCCGATACCTCGAGGCCGTGGGCGAGAGCGACGTCCTCGCCGTCGACAAGACGGGGACGCTGACGACCGACGAGCTCTCGGTGACCGACGTGGTCGCCCTCGAGGGAGCCGACGAGGACGACGTGCTCGCGGGAGCGGCGGCCCTGGAACGGCGGAGCGAGCACCCGGTCGGCGAGGCCATCGTCGGCTACGCGGACGAGCAAGGAGTCGACGCAAACGGCGACGACGCGACGGTGACGGACTTCGAGGCGCTCACCGGCCGCGGTGTCCAGGGTGACCTCGACGGCGAGCGCCACTACGTCGGCAAGCCGGACCTGTTCGACGGCCTGGGGCTGGACCTCGAGCACACGCACGCGCGAACTGACGGCGGCGCGGGCGTCGGCGTAGTGTCCCCCGAAGAGGTCGATACTCAGCCCCAGTGTAGCCGCGAGGACTGCCTCGACCTCCTGCAAACAGTGGTGCCCCGTCTCGAGTCCGAGGGCAAGACGGTCGTACTGGTCGGCACCGACGACCGACTCCTGGGGCTGATCGCCGTCGCGGACCGGGTTCGTCCGGAGGCCGCGTGGGCCGTCTCCAAACTCCAGGACCAGGGCGTTCACGTCGTTATGCTCACTGGCGACAACGAGGGGACCGCCCGCGCCATCGCCGAAGAGGTCGGCATCGACGAGTACCACGCCGAACTGCTCCCCGAGGAGAAACTCGAGGTAATTCGCGACCTCGAGGGCGGCGAATCCACAGAATCCGCACGGACCGTCGCGATGGTCGGCGACGGCATCAACGACGCCCCCGCCCTGGCCACCGCGAGCGTCGGCATCGCGATGGGCGCCGCCGGGACCGACACCGCCCTCGAGACCGCCGACGTGGCGCTGATGGGCGACGACCTCACCCGATTGCCGTACCTCTACCGGCTCTCGGGGACGGCCAACGGCGTGATCCGCCAGAACATCGGCTCGAGCCTCGCCGTCAAGGCGGTGCTGGCTGCGGGGACCCCGTTCGGTCTGGTGACGATCATCCACGCCGTCGTGATCGGCGACATGGGGATGAGCCTCGCCGTGACGGGCAACGCCATGCGGCTCTCGCGAGTGGAACCGGAGACGCTGGACGACGACGATTCGTCCGCCTGA
- a CDS encoding DNA-3-methyladenine glycosylase family protein, with product MSTQAAAEDILRRDPIMAELVERYDLAPIDASMGEYERLLVSIINQQLSTVSAMAVRERTFDVLGQEITPRRVLEIEDEPLLEAGLSRSKVEYARNAAEAFLERDLTREGLADHTNDEVLEELTAIRGVGDWTARMYLLFVLERPDVLPLGDLAVRRGIEALYNDGAELYRAKMREIAEPWRPHRSLATRYIWADYESDD from the coding sequence ATGTCGACGCAGGCAGCAGCCGAAGACATCCTTCGGCGCGATCCGATCATGGCCGAGCTCGTCGAACGGTACGACCTCGCCCCGATCGACGCCTCGATGGGCGAGTACGAACGGCTCCTCGTCTCGATCATCAACCAGCAGTTGTCGACGGTCTCCGCGATGGCCGTCCGCGAGCGCACGTTCGACGTCCTGGGCCAGGAGATCACGCCGAGGCGCGTCCTCGAGATCGAGGACGAACCGCTGCTCGAGGCGGGACTGAGCCGATCGAAGGTCGAGTACGCCCGGAACGCCGCCGAGGCATTTCTCGAGCGCGACCTCACCCGGGAGGGGCTGGCCGATCACACGAACGACGAGGTGCTCGAGGAACTGACGGCGATTCGGGGCGTCGGCGACTGGACGGCTCGTATGTACCTCCTGTTCGTCCTCGAGCGCCCCGACGTGCTCCCACTCGGCGACCTTGCCGTCCGGCGGGGCATCGAAGCGCTATACAACGACGGGGCGGAACTCTATCGAGCGAAAATGCGCGAAATCGCCGAACCGTGGCGACCCCATCGAAGTCTGGCGACGCGGTACATCTGGGCAGACTACGAATCGGACGACTAA
- a CDS encoding C2H2-type zinc finger protein, translated as MADEHECNLCGATFDSEEELQEHNQEEHRDEM; from the coding sequence ATGGCAGACGAACACGAATGCAACCTCTGTGGAGCGACGTTCGATAGCGAAGAAGAGCTACAGGAACACAATCAGGAGGAACACCGAGACGAGATGTAG
- a CDS encoding metal-dependent hydrolase, translating to MQPVVHPVVGYLCYAAYARWSRGEPPRDESALVAVLAASLADLIDKPLAAVGVVDVGRTVGHSLLFAVPLVAVAWILAARADRRDLGVAVAIGYGSHVLADVPWHVLSGDYAELGFLLWPVSHMPAYTGVKPLGLGTVAGFEATTLWLEAVILVAGIVLWWIDGRPGVGAVGTAIGRLRERG from the coding sequence GTGCAGCCCGTCGTTCACCCCGTCGTCGGCTACCTCTGTTACGCGGCGTACGCACGGTGGAGCCGCGGTGAGCCACCGCGCGACGAATCGGCGCTCGTCGCCGTCCTCGCCGCTAGCCTCGCCGATCTGATCGACAAGCCGCTCGCCGCCGTGGGCGTCGTCGATGTCGGTCGAACAGTCGGTCACTCTCTCCTGTTCGCCGTCCCGCTCGTGGCCGTTGCCTGGATCCTCGCTGCTCGAGCCGACCGCCGAGACCTCGGGGTCGCGGTCGCCATCGGGTACGGCTCGCACGTTCTCGCGGACGTCCCCTGGCACGTGCTGTCCGGGGACTACGCGGAACTGGGGTTCCTTCTGTGGCCGGTGTCTCACATGCCGGCGTACACGGGAGTCAAGCCCCTCGGCCTCGGTACCGTCGCGGGTTTCGAGGCGACGACCCTGTGGCTCGAGGCGGTCATCCTGGTCGCCGGCATCGTGCTCTGGTGGATCGACGGCCGGCCGGGCGTCGGGGCCGTCGGGACCGCCATTGGTCGACTACGCGAGCGCGGATAA